The genomic interval gccaggggggggggggggggggcaagagcaaaaaTCTCCCGGTcttatcatggtatgaacaggcgtaatgaggtgacgattttgagagggccagatattgcgtatcgggcagaattttttttaattgagagtgggcgaagcgagcgagcaaaaatcaaattttgtgatagattttgatattgtaacCAGAGCACaattatatttcactcttttctcttttcattttttgtggtctgtacgccactgtgaacaggattctttgcggatAGCGTAAAGAGTAAGaaatgtgctaaaaagctgcttaacaTAAGTCCCGAGAGAGCGAagtgagcgagaaaaaaaaatcaagttttcaTGGGActtctaactttgagatattttttacattatattcagtaaaaaatcatatcatacacttttcctttgctttcctttcctccttgtttttttcttggttgtagaactttcgtgggccatggcccaacccttccatactcatatacggcagtgctatgcggtttgggtccggggcggagcccccggaactttttgatatcaaatccatttaaacctcgcagattgccgctatttttaatcaaatcgcgggtatatacagaatatagcttttacacaacacattttattcaacccagttgcgtaatgaaccaaatattttgagggggcaaaacatagcaatgtgggaaaatttgtaaaaagtcgccagcgagcaaagcgagctgaaaaaaaaattgcctattgaaattaaattcaaataatgTGATAGGTTTTTCCCTTATATTCatcaaataacacatttcattgtttccattcatttcatcatacgctgtctcctataatttcttttatttccttttgggTGCGGAACCAAGccccccgcgcctgtacgccagtgattgaacgtaaagcttaatgcaggaagggttcctacagggggcgttatagagccatttgaatgttatagatgaagagcccctactgcgtggggtctggggcaaagccccggtagcttatttgcataaaatttagcaagcttatagcacaatgttgtatgcagtccatctttcttcccgctctttattttcaatcctcggcagcccggtcgtgttattaagttgttttatttcttgtccgttttctttgttttccaatttagcttttgactaattccattctaccttcattttccGCTAttgtttgctatttttttatcttttaattttttttcccatcatgctattccattacataggcctatttcggaatgatttcttttttctcaaatgtttttttttttcgttcctTTCCCGCTTTCATTCCTTTTCCAtttccaaaaataaaatttttcttcgttttcttttgacctttccctttccttttcccctttctttctccctcccttttcttattttcccccgttttttattttcccggtgaaatccgccactGCCCCCCGCCTTTTACGCCACTGCTGATGTAATACACAataaaatgctgtttaaaatttcatacaATGCTGTATATGAACCACAAATTAGTTGATTATACATCCCAGCTCAAttcattgaacatgttgaagattaaataaaaagaattcaACTTTGATGTTTAAGATATAAACACTTTCCAAAattgttaaacaactactgtgagGTTCATAAAGTAAgcagcgttgtataaaaataaattaaacagcgTGTTAATGTTTACTGTGTAAATAATAGCGGAAATATTATTTTAGGTGTATGTATCATGAAACCACGTGATCAAAATGAGGCATCCATTGTTAGGATCTAAGAACTGTATGAGTAGGTTAGCCTTGAACCGATGCTGCTTAAAGTGGGTGTGGCACATTGGTTTGACATGCTTGCAATAACCGTCAATTGGTTCTTTGATTCGTAAGGCGTTTGTCACAGGAATGAGAAATGCAATGTTGCTGGTACATCATAATGCATTCATAATGCTTTaatggtgtgtgtgggtgatgtacacagtaaaaacgctgtttaagattttatacaacgctgtttactatatgaaccttacagtatttgtttaaccgtttaaacaatcatgtttgatttattgaagattagatattgaaaattaaactttgttgcttaagatttaaacaattactgtaaggttcatatagtaaacagcgttgtattttttttttactgtgtatgagCGGGATTGGAGGGGGTATCACCGAGTTAATAAttatattgttatcatcataatGTTTGTAGAGGCAGGGCTGATCAAGTTTGGTATCGAACAAACAACAGAGTGATAAAGAATACACAGGAATACAATAGGGATTAACTTGTTTTGACATTCCATATGGtcctcaaaatttgtattatagATGAGGTGGCATAAATTCGTGTACCGTTTtgtattcttttatttcttaaatatgtatactttgACCCCATTTAAGACTTTGAATAGCAAATTCGGAATCCAAATAATTCCGAATGGATGAATGACAATGCCTCGAGCTAGGTGTTTTGTATTATTAGTTACCCCATGAGAGGAGCACCCTTGTAGTCCCCGAAATCGTGTCCTTTTCATATTGGACGACCAAAGACATTAAATCTTCCATTAAACCATGACGTAAATGTGACAAACAGATTGTTCGTTTGATCCCATATATTGCTCAGCACCTCCAAAGcatcatttttaaaatcaattcggATTGGCcactttctttcattgttttttcagcTTTCGTCTTGATTTCTGTAAACGAAACATAGCTGAGCGCCGTGTGCGTAGAAAATTGTTTTTCCTCGCAAGGATGGGAGAGTATATTCAATCGTCAAGGAAATGCACTTGCGATAGAACTAACCGTTCAAGAAATGATTTTGGGAATGCTTTAGATTAAATCTAAGGACTTGGCAACACATTTGTGGAATTcatgtaaaaatgtcaaatttgataAGCAGGTTTGACAATTACCAGGTCTGAAGAGGGTACTGCCTGCCTCTCGAAATCAgacaattaacaaaaaatctcGTTTATTACCAAACaattaatttgaagaaaaaatatagaaaaatgtaTTTCCATGAAACTAAATGCATACTTTTGTTACGTCATGTACATAgctgaaataatattttttgttattattccaTTATGTGAGGTTTGAAACGGCATTGCATTCTGCTCATTGGCATGTTAAATGTCATCTAAGGTAGATTGTAAAACTTCAAAGGAGGATGCCTCAAATATGCTCCTGGTTATTTCAATGTATATACTACTAGCGTTACCATTGGCGTCGATCGGTGAGGCAGGGGccagggggcgatcgccccctcaTGAAAGTATTCCAAGAAAATACAGTGGCTCTAATCCGATCAAAATAGTGGGGAGAAAAGCCCTTCAATGACAAAAAAGCCTTTGtagaaaatcggtgaatcaattAAAACAGctgcagtgtcgtcctggacagACAGCATGTTTGCCATTTTCGTCCCGGGTGCCGAATCTTcggacgatctgctgtcccagttaaccaactttcgacaaaaccCTCTCAGCTGTAAAAATTTGACCCGCATTTCCAAATGAATTGGTGCGATGCAGGAAACGTTTGAGTAGTGATTGCGAAAGTACGCTTTTGTTTCCGACACAGACCCAGAACCGAAGAAATATCGATAAAATGGAGATCTTGATATCATTTGAGAGACTCGTGGCCTTGGTATTGGTGTGCTTGGAGAATCTCATACACGGTGCTGTCGTGTTCGGCTGGCCATCACTAGTCTTTGTTTATCTACAGCTTGGCTATTTTCATGACCTCTGCAGCGAGAGCAGTGAAAATACATTAACTTCCAATGACGTAAGTAGATACCATAAGGCGTCATATTTATTATTTCCCTgtatcatatttataatttccctttttatgttacttcattttcatgtacaagAAAAATGTGGTCATCAGTCATTGCTTTGCTATTGTTATACACTATGTAGCTTAACTTCATTTTTGGTAATATAACTGTAAACTTGATATGCATATCCTAATGTAGGAGgattaaaaagtattttaaaaaacagGGAGCCTCCCATCTACTTTGTTATACTATTAGAATCGTTAGCATTAAGCCCCTGGGTAAGACAACAAAAATATGGCGGAGGAGAACGAGAAACACTACCACGCCTTCTGGCCATTGTCTTTACAcgtttagatatatatatatatcactggAAAAGGCCTATATAGCTACGATCCTGAACATAAATATCCTCATCGAtacaattttcatcattttcattttcctcatCACCATACTTCTCCAATTCGCCGTCCACTCCATCATTATAATACTACCGTTATCAGTATAAcgattattttcatcatcatcatcgtcatcatagtcatcatcaccTTCCTTTCGTCACTACCATTAAGTTAGGGAGTTTTCGTAATCACTATACAGACGCTTTTTTGAACGTAGAGAATCtgttgtcaaaagcccttcatgacaaagaagcCTTTGTCGAATATCGATGAACCAAAACAGTAGGGTCgccctggactctggacaaacggcatatttgcatttttttccgTCAGCTATAAATTTTGGGACGGTTCACCAATTTCCGACAAAGACTTTTAAGCTGtctattgtgatttgacgggcattttcaatagatttactatgtTGCAGAATCCGTCCTCGTTTTGATTGCGAATACTAGCTACGGATGTCATAAtctaaatcatcaaaatatatcgCGAATTATCTCTTCAGTTCAGCCTTATCAGTACCACCACCGCTACTGCTGACGGTCTCGGTATGGAAGAAGGCCTCATGTCGTGTCCGGAACAGGAGAGTCGTCTTCAGCTGGTGTTCTCGATTGCTGTTGCACTTCAGGCAACCTGCATGTTTCCTGTTGGGTTCCTTTTTGATCGTTTCGGTACCAGATTATCTCGACTTGTCATGAGGTAGATATACCACTAATCACAATAATTATGTCACAGTGGTCCAGGGACACTCAGTTTATCAATCTACgtaagtaataaataaaatgaattagaaTTCATAAAATGATTCAACCAAAACATCAGTTGTGATTCAATTCAGATCAATACAATCAAGTCCCATCATGtcaatcaaattaattttttaaagtccCTGGAATAATCGAAATACGTGTATATGAGTATAAATCATAATTCAGCTGCTAGACTGATTGCTAATCATCGTTCACGTGAATCTGTCACTCCACTGCTGAGGGAGCTTCATATGCTAAAGGTCCGGTAACGAATTTATTTTAAGATCCTCTTGATGACATTCCAATGTTTGAAGAAATCAGCTCTCGTCTTTCTTCAAGAGTTGGTGTCAGAATATTCACCCTCCCGCAACTTACGATTAAGAAACAAATCACTCTTAATAGCTCCTGCCACCAATACCCAGTCTTATGCTTCACGATCTTTTTATTCCGCATCCCCTCATCTCTAGAACAATCTACCACAGAGTATAAAAAAGCAGATTAAACATAGAAATTAAAATTCATGTACAAAACCTACTGTTTTTGGTTAAATAGCCTTTCCCTTCGCATGTGAAGCCCCTCAACTGTCTACagttgaagagtggactcattatcaacaacaacattggactcatgaataaGATAGCGTGGACAACCTTAACCACGGCAACaagcgtcaatttggcgcactgtgacaaaagtgcGCATCatcattggacattttttttacacgcgcccgatacgcgctaaattaagcgtaatttatacaggaaatctgcatataCCATgaattcaaccgtgggttttaaaaactacctttgtgaattcgggccaatatgTTTAAAAATCCGATAAGATGAAGTGGGGGTATATTGCAAAATACACTAAACAACTTCCTTGTTCAGAggtctttttcatttcataacaaTGCTCGCACTTCATTAGCCAGTCCATTACATTATACTAGAACATGTTTGTAACAAGATTCGAAAAAACTAGTGTATCTCCTTTCGCACCCACCCCTGCCTTTAATGACTACAGTATTCTGCTTCTGATTGGTTACGTTTTGATGGCGCTCAGCTCTCCAACGTACCCCATTCTTGTGTTTCCTGGAACCATCTTCTTCACCATCGGTGGGGTCATCATGCTATTCTCTTCTATGCAGGTCAGTCGGTCTTCTTAGCGTGGAGTTACAAAAAAGTGAATCATAAAGATCGTAGCCCTTAACAGAGTCATGATACAATATTGTACGGGCATCGTATGATCTCTGTGCGATTACTGAGATATTGTTACTTTGGCTACTATGCGATTTCCTCACGAATATTGTACGATGTACGTACGATCTCCGTATCACCTCTGTACGAATAAAATCACGGCCCGTATACCCAACTACCCTGCTCCATAAAATTCGTATATGCCTAAAAATCTATCGTACGATGACCGTAGCAAATGTGAACTACATGTTACACGGCTGATGCATGTCTTCTTGAAAGATGGCGCACAAAAATATGGGTCTGTATCCTTAGaatattttgacaagcaaaattcAAATTTGCTCTTTCACTCCAAAAGGAAAACAATAACTATTTTTCACTCAAAATGACGAAGTTATCTGTAAAGTTATTGACACGAACCTTTTTCACTTTATCACTTAAGAATGGGTACACatatcataaaatttgaaaaatagtgGCACAATAAGGTGGGGGCACGTCCCATCTATATCTTGTCCTATCCACACATGGATAGTTCTATCAATTTTAGATGTTGTCACATGGAGGCCAACGTTCATGGCACTATGACAGAAGGGGCCTTCAATTAACATAATGACTGTATTTAAGAAGGATTCATTCACACTTCAAATTCTGAAACTAATTTAGACCGATCAGATCATTTCATGAGCCTTAAGGCATTGCGGTTGTACGCATTTAGTCTGAGATTACTGATTTatcaaaaatatgaagaatgCTCAATCAGTCAATCATACGTGTAAATAATTGGTGAAGAACAGTTTCATTGAACGAACAAAATTTATAGGTAAATGAACAAAGATGTAATTAGTATCTATCCCACAAGTCCAGCCCCTATCGCACTGCATTTCTCAAATTTCTTCAACACCTTCACAATGACCTTCACCTTCACTTTGCAAACAATTGAATTATATTCTATTTTGTTTCCATAGGTTGGGAATCTTTTCGGAAAAAAGAAGTCTACAGTTATTACAATAATCAATGCTATGTACGGAGCAGCTATCATCATGCTTGTTATTGCAAAGGTGAAGTCAACTATTGTTACACTTGTTTGatgatgaatgaattaataataataatgataataatgataatagtaaaaaGTGTTGGATTTGCATAGTGCGTTTTACTTAAAGATGATGccaaaatgataacaaattcaaatatcacttttattttccttaattcaAGTGACCAGATAGGTTGCAACATGGATCTTGCCTTTGAAGGTAcagatgataatgataagatTTCAACAGAATAAACAGAAAACTACATATCTAAATTGTATCTTCGTCGAAAACACTATCGACGCAGGCAAATTCTGATATTATGTGAATTGTGTTTCTATATTTTTGAGCAAATTGTGGACATATATCAGAAACAAGCTTGTTTTCTTTACTTCACGCAGAGGGCGCACGACTCAGGGTTTTCCATTaacatcttcttcttcattatgGCCGCGTCAGTGATTATTCTAAACATCAACACCTACCTATTTCTTCCAACCAAGTACATTCCCTGGCCTCTTTCAGAGGGATACCGACTGGTAACCTGCAATACAACAAGGGCCACATTTGAGGTGAAAGACCTAGAAGGTACCTACAACAGAGGGTACGTCGGTAACCCTGAATCGGAGATAACAGGTGCGAGTGGTAGTTACAGACTCAATGGAGTGAACTCCGCCAGCGAAGATGTCGGCAGAGAGACCGACAGATCTCAGGAAGAATCAGTCAAACCAGAATACGATATCTCTGATGTCGAAGAGCGAAAGATCAAAGAATACGGAAGCCTCAGCTCATGTATTGTGTCGACTccgtttattttgttgtttatctGGCAGGCGTTTCTTGAGATTGACATGGTCTTCACTATTGGAACCCTGACGTTCTTCTTAACAAGATTGTCCAACGGCGATGAGGAATTGGGTGAGTATCTGTAACAACTCTGGTGAATTTTGAACGGAATATAGATTCTggttgggtgtttcataaagctgtctgtAAGTCacgagcgactttacgaacgactaaTGAGCCTTTCGTAGAACCTAAATCAACACCAATGAAAATTTGttgtatatcatttaccacaggaaaggatcaccagtgACCAGTCGCAAGCAAAGTCGCTTGTAACTTACGACCGGCTTTGTGAAATACCTACCAGGAGTGGGATTTTTTCAATTGTAATATCTTTAATGTTCTAGAAGAATTAGGGATGTTATTTATCATCCTTCtctctaaacatgctaaatgagGTTTGtgatggaaagagagaaaagatagTCTAGGAGGTCTTTTTAACGTCATTTAAATATTCGGGTGACTTAAAAACTAAATGTTCCTTCAGTAACCTCTTCACTTTCAGTGATCGTATTATGAGTGTAAAATTTGTATATGCACTATTTTGTTGGAACAATAGTGAAATTTCCTAAACTAAAATGGGCATTATTGCAATTCATCTAAAGGCTtaagaccaggggcccgtaacacaaagcttagcaatgatcgtagaacatttttctacgattgattctattgactacaatgttcaatcaatcgtaaaaatcaagtgtacgattaatcgctaacctttgtgttacggacccCAGTACTTACTTTGTATTGTTGGAAAGCCACCACAGCAGAAGACTACTGCCATGGTTTCTCGAACTCCCAACAAAACAAAGTAAACTTATTGTAGGCCTTACTTGTACGGGTCTTGCGCCTTTGGATGCCAGTacttaaagaccctgaccggtgtaaaaacagtcatatatcaaaataaaggtaatgattcatacaatacaaatataccaaaaatattacatatatctccttccatttctgacaaatattaaataaaaatcaaagaaactgctcctccaaagtacgcttcgattgagcacccccacgtcgcctggaaatgatgacgtcacgttgtgtcaggagggttgtgattccataggtttgtgtacaaaagcattgggtattttcttccattttcatgttatgaatccatatattttttttcgttttcagatgaaaatggcactcaaaattattcactgttcaaattgttgtaaacctacaactattcactaccttttttgtgatttctttgtttggctcttattgggcctaaattgctatgtcaggaaaagttgttatacataatctaaatgcagatagaattgaaatctgcgccaaataagcaggaaataaaatatggcaaaaactagttcaaaactgtagatttcataaattcaagcttgtgggtaaaaatatatgtgatatccctctgtgatagaagtgaagagaatgaaatgcgttatctggaaagcaaaaaatcacccagtttttctgtgtacaaacctatggaatcacgacgcttcttacacaacgtgacgtcacggtctcgaggcaggtgaaaagcacaataaagcctattttctaagcggggttcgaagcccgataattggaatattcacaagcaaaatactcagctgggaagcggtgaaaatgcataaagcataccttgctgtatttagtaacttataagctttcgattggtataaaatttatcaatttcattttcgggtccggtctggatctttaatGAGTGATATGTTAATGCAATTTTTCAGTTCTCTTTGTTTATTCTCGATCCTCTGCATGCTAGTGAGCTGGTACACAGACGTTTTTTCTATCATTCGATTTTTCGTCGTGATAGTCGGTCCCCTTGGCGGTCTTCTGATGGACAGGAACAAACTCTCGACTTCATGCTGTCTTACAAGTGATTATAACCCTAAATTACTTAAGACTGGTGGTAGAAGCCAGAATAAGGGGGCAAATCGCACacgaaaaagaaggaaaagaggagaaaaaaaatcagtgcaGACAAAATGATTTGCTCATGGAAATGCCATTGCCGACTTTTGAACCCCTGATTCTTTCCATGGccattagacatgttagatcAGTGGCGCCCCTTCAATATTATGTCTGATCGAGGGAGTATTTCATTAACAAAATAGTCAGTGGTTTTCCCCTGATATCGTTGTAAGTTACTTAAGTCCTTGTTTCTGGTTGGATGATTGGAACAGAACATTGAGTGACAATCACTGACAAGACTCTTCATGAAATACTAGAAAGCCCTGGCGCTACTTTTTAGGGGAACCATCAATTATAGCAATCATGTTCATTTTAGACGTTAAGGCGATATAAAGATATAGAGTTCATCCAATTTTCTGAAGAACATGGGACCATAATGTTGGGACGACCTATTTCTCGATGGCTTGTTTATTATGTCATTTGCAGGATATTTCTTTCTTGAAGTTTGATACTTTATTGGAATTGAAGCTCTGTGGTCCGTTTAATAAAGAACTTACGATTATGGTAATTTTGCCACTATAGTAGCAGAGGACTaaacattgatttttattaGCTGCTGAGCGAAATAACCATGGCTATCGGAATGGCAATATTCCATAATCCCAATTTTGTTACCAAACGGACACCAGATTCTTGTATGATTTATTTACCCAGGACAATCTAAAACCAGAGGCCCATACGCTGACATGCGAGATAGCTGTCTTCCTCTGGCGATCACTTCATTTGCTTCCATTAGTTACACCGTCTGTCTTCTTATTCCAAGTCTTCAACTCCAGTATCTAAGCTTTATTTTCATCCTAATTGTTGGATCTCTGCTCTTTGGCGTCGGTTCTGCTGTCGTTGCCGTGGTGTAAGTCATCCTGCTATCTTATGAAATAAAGTACCCTCTGGTAACATTGTCAACGGAATTTTTATGGACCATTCATTTACCTTAGAAATTaatgatatgataataaaatgtatataacaGTATAGACTTAGATAAGAGAACAAATTTAAATAGTTATCAGTTAGGCTGCTTTACAT from Lytechinus pictus isolate F3 Inbred chromosome 2, Lp3.0, whole genome shotgun sequence carries:
- the LOC129274267 gene encoding equilibrative nucleobase transporter 1-like → MEILISFERLVALVLVCLENLIHGAVVFGWPSLVFVYLQLGYFHDLCSESSENTLTSNDFSLISTTTATADGLGMEEGLMSCPEQESRLQLVFSIAVALQATCMFPVGFLFDRFGTRLSRLVMSILLLIGYVLMALSSPTYPILVFPGTIFFTIGGVIMLFSSMQVGNLFGKKKSTVITIINAMYGAAIIMLVIAKRAHDSGFSINIFFFIMAASVIILNINTYLFLPTKYIPWPLSEGYRLVTCNTTRATFEVKDLEGTYNRGYVGNPESEITGASGSYRLNGVNSASEDVGRETDRSQEESVKPEYDISDVEERKIKEYGSLSSCIVSTPFILLFIWQAFLEIDMVFTIGTLTFFLTRLSNGDEELVSWYTDVFSIIRFFVVIVGPLGGLLMDRNKLSTSCCLTRQSKTRGPYADMRDSCLPLAITSFASISYTVCLLIPSLQLQYLSFIFILIVGSLLFGVGSAVVAVVFPMKYFTSVYGAMRTMSGFFTFLQYPIFILLQNYLNDDPLWVFVAFIVADVITLVLPATLYFLSRSRSKSQNEN